In Stieleria varia, one genomic interval encodes:
- a CDS encoding DUF1553 domain-containing protein, with protein sequence MKRFTTLAIACIITSALSGQTTFADQSSIDFNRDIRPILFSNCITCHGPDEAERAAGLRLDTADGATEDLGGYAAIVAGDPDASELMARITSDDPDVVMPPGEKGKPLDPDEIQLLADWIRQGAKFAKHWSYEPPTRAALPEVKQTEWIINPIDHFVLAKLESEGLHPEPTADRLTLARRVAIDLTGLPPTWTEAQAFVQDEEPGAYERYVDALLRKPAFGERWARVWLDLARYADSAGYADDPARTIWSYRDYVIRSLNENKPFDQFTIEQIAGDLLPEPTNDQIIATAFHRNTLTNNEGGTNDEEFRNVAVVDRVNTTMATWMGTTMACAQCHTHKYDPITQEEYFRFYAFFNSTADADRRDESPLLQLWSDEQIQQKSDWEQRIAELETEISSPNETLTQALNQWLAQLSVQPDWRVATPTSAQSQHRQLEIGENGWIMAVGEEPNNDTYTIQTETTESSLSAIKLSVDQASKQNFVLSQVTASWKPAKAQAVEARFVRLELPGKDRILHVAEIQAFQNGENVATKGKATQSSTDYNAPANRANDGNTDGDFQKNSVTHSKTEANPWIEIDLGSTLPLDQIVVWNRSDNAGSMFERLNGFQIQLLGEDRGVLWQSEPVKKAKEKHEFSLDGARQLVFATAHADFSQDGFPAESVLDAKPNTKAGWAVAPQPDQPHELTLLLRQPIQLADGTLTLKLNQASVHTEHTLDHFRIEWTDDANVTHWAAMPESVRQLVRADRTAWTDEQHATVEKHFRSVTELLAPQRAELAKTRKQLSEMKPYTSVPVMEQLPPEKHRVTNIQLRGNYQSTGDEVSEGTPAAFHPLDHADNPSRLDLARWLVDPANPLTARVIVNRHWEQLFGIGIVETSEEFGSQGELPTHPELLDWLAVELQESGWDLKHMLRLMVTSATYRQSSVTSPERQAMDPSNRLLSRGPRFRVSAEMVRDQALAVSGLLSAKMFGPPVNPPQPELGLKAAFGSGTDWKTSRGEDKFRRGIYTTWRRSSPYPSMAQFDAPNREVCTVRRIRTNTPLQALVTLNDPVYIEAAQALARRMVQAGETPDERIRFAFQTCLIRQPSDAEMERLKELVDQAMERYLADPVQAIKMSADPLGPLEPGQDPIEYAAWTLVANVMLNLDELFLKR encoded by the coding sequence ATGAAACGATTCACGACGCTCGCGATCGCTTGCATCATCACATCTGCCCTTTCCGGCCAAACCACGTTCGCTGACCAATCCAGCATCGATTTCAATCGAGACATCCGACCGATTCTTTTCAGCAATTGCATCACATGTCACGGACCGGATGAAGCCGAGCGGGCGGCGGGACTGCGTTTAGACACTGCCGACGGGGCCACCGAAGACTTGGGCGGATACGCCGCGATCGTCGCCGGAGATCCAGACGCCAGTGAGCTGATGGCGCGGATCACGTCCGATGATCCCGATGTCGTCATGCCGCCTGGCGAGAAAGGCAAACCGCTCGATCCCGACGAGATTCAATTGCTCGCCGATTGGATCCGACAAGGAGCAAAGTTTGCAAAGCATTGGTCGTATGAACCTCCGACCCGTGCGGCTTTGCCAGAAGTAAAGCAGACCGAGTGGATCATCAACCCGATCGACCACTTTGTCTTGGCCAAACTCGAATCCGAAGGCTTGCACCCCGAGCCGACGGCCGATCGACTGACCCTCGCCCGTCGAGTCGCAATCGACTTGACGGGACTACCGCCAACTTGGACAGAGGCTCAAGCCTTTGTCCAGGACGAAGAGCCTGGCGCCTATGAACGCTACGTCGACGCCTTGCTCCGCAAACCCGCGTTCGGCGAACGCTGGGCACGCGTCTGGTTGGATTTGGCACGCTATGCCGACTCGGCTGGATACGCAGACGACCCCGCGCGAACCATTTGGTCGTACCGAGACTACGTGATCCGATCGCTCAACGAGAACAAGCCGTTTGATCAATTCACGATCGAACAGATCGCCGGCGACTTGTTGCCCGAGCCGACCAACGATCAAATCATCGCCACCGCATTTCATCGCAATACGCTGACCAATAACGAAGGCGGAACGAACGACGAAGAGTTTCGCAACGTTGCCGTCGTCGACCGAGTCAATACGACCATGGCGACTTGGATGGGCACGACGATGGCGTGCGCCCAATGCCACACGCACAAGTACGACCCGATCACGCAAGAAGAGTATTTTCGATTCTACGCGTTCTTTAACAGCACCGCCGATGCCGACCGCCGTGACGAAAGCCCCCTGTTGCAATTGTGGTCCGACGAACAGATTCAACAAAAATCGGACTGGGAACAACGCATCGCTGAGCTGGAAACAGAGATCTCCTCGCCCAACGAAACCCTCACACAAGCGTTGAACCAGTGGCTCGCCCAACTCTCGGTCCAACCCGATTGGCGAGTCGCCACTCCCACGTCGGCTCAATCTCAACACCGTCAACTGGAGATCGGTGAGAACGGATGGATCATGGCTGTGGGCGAAGAGCCCAATAACGATACGTACACGATTCAAACCGAGACAACCGAATCGTCGTTGTCGGCGATCAAGCTGAGCGTGGATCAGGCCAGCAAACAAAACTTTGTGCTGTCCCAAGTCACCGCGAGTTGGAAACCCGCGAAAGCTCAAGCGGTCGAAGCCCGGTTTGTCCGTTTGGAGTTGCCAGGCAAAGATCGCATTTTGCACGTCGCCGAGATTCAAGCCTTTCAGAACGGCGAGAACGTCGCTACCAAAGGCAAAGCCACTCAGAGTTCCACCGACTACAACGCGCCAGCGAATCGTGCGAATGACGGGAACACGGACGGGGATTTCCAAAAGAACTCCGTGACACACAGCAAGACCGAAGCGAATCCGTGGATCGAGATCGATTTGGGCAGCACGTTACCACTGGATCAAATCGTGGTATGGAACCGCAGCGACAATGCCGGCTCGATGTTCGAACGTCTCAACGGTTTTCAGATCCAATTGCTCGGCGAGGATCGTGGCGTCCTCTGGCAATCGGAGCCGGTGAAAAAGGCCAAGGAAAAACACGAGTTCTCGCTCGACGGCGCGCGTCAGTTGGTCTTCGCCACCGCACACGCGGACTTCAGTCAAGACGGTTTTCCTGCCGAAAGCGTTTTGGATGCCAAGCCGAACACCAAGGCCGGCTGGGCCGTCGCGCCGCAACCCGATCAACCGCACGAATTGACGTTGCTGCTCCGTCAGCCGATCCAGTTGGCTGACGGTACCCTGACGTTAAAGCTGAATCAAGCATCCGTGCACACAGAACACACGTTGGATCATTTCCGCATCGAGTGGACCGATGATGCAAACGTGACCCATTGGGCAGCCATGCCGGAGAGCGTCCGGCAATTGGTTCGCGCCGATCGGACAGCATGGACCGATGAACAACACGCCACCGTGGAAAAACACTTTCGTAGTGTCACCGAGCTGTTGGCTCCTCAGCGAGCGGAACTTGCGAAAACGCGGAAACAATTGTCGGAGATGAAACCCTACACGAGCGTTCCCGTGATGGAGCAACTGCCGCCCGAAAAACATCGCGTGACCAACATTCAACTTCGCGGCAACTACCAAAGCACGGGAGACGAAGTCAGTGAAGGCACCCCGGCAGCATTTCATCCGCTCGATCATGCAGACAACCCCAGCCGACTGGATCTGGCTCGCTGGTTGGTCGATCCGGCCAATCCGCTGACCGCTCGCGTGATCGTCAATCGTCACTGGGAGCAACTTTTTGGCATCGGAATCGTCGAGACCAGCGAAGAATTCGGTTCGCAGGGCGAGCTGCCTACGCATCCCGAGCTGCTGGACTGGCTGGCCGTCGAGTTGCAAGAAAGCGGCTGGGATCTGAAACACATGCTGCGACTGATGGTGACGTCCGCGACCTATCGGCAAAGCTCGGTGACAAGTCCGGAGCGACAAGCCATGGATCCCTCCAACCGCTTGCTGTCACGTGGCCCACGTTTCCGCGTCTCGGCCGAGATGGTGCGTGACCAAGCCTTGGCGGTCAGCGGCTTGTTGAGCGCAAAGATGTTCGGTCCGCCGGTCAATCCGCCTCAGCCAGAACTGGGATTGAAAGCCGCCTTTGGCTCGGGAACGGACTGGAAAACCAGTCGAGGCGAAGACAAGTTCCGACGTGGGATCTACACCACGTGGCGACGTAGTAGTCCGTATCCGTCGATGGCACAGTTCGACGCGCCGAACCGCGAAGTCTGTACTGTTCGGCGGATCCGCACCAATACACCGCTGCAGGCTTTGGTGACGCTGAACGATCCGGTTTACATCGAAGCCGCCCAGGCATTGGCACGTCGAATGGTCCAGGCAGGAGAAACACCGGATGAACGAATCCGCTTCGCTTTCCAAACCTGCTTGATCCGCCAGCCCAGTGACGCGGAGATGGAGCGATTGAAGGAGTTGGTCGACCAAGCGATGGAGCGTTACTTGGCTGATCCAGTGCAAGCGATCAAGATGTCCGCTGATCCGTTGGGACCGCTGGAGCCAGGTCAAGACCCGATCGAGTACGCCGCATGGACCCTCGTGGCCAACGTGATGCTGAACCTGGACGAGTTGTTCCTCAAACGCTAG